Part of the Parcubacteria group bacterium genome, AACGCATAGGACTCATCGCAGAAGAAGCTCCTACAGAAATCCTTGCTAAAGGAGGTAAAGGCGTCGACCTCTACAAACTCGTCACTTCTGTCCTCTCTGCATTCCAGACCTTAGCAGAGAAGGTGGAGGGGGTGGTGGCGAAGGTTTCCGGGTTTGCTGAGTCGTTTACGACAGAAGAGCTTTGTGTAGCAGACCAAAGTGGTCAGAAGACATGCGTCACAAAAGCTCAACTAGATGCACTGCTTGCAGGACAGACTAATGTTGAGCCCGTGGCTATTACAGACACACCTGAAACAGAGAAAGAAGAGGCCCCCGACACAACACCCCCGACAGTCACAATCATCGGTGCCAATCCTGCTGAAATTGAAGTGAATGCCACCTACTCAGACAACGGAGCAGCGGTCTCTGACAACGTCGACTCGAACCTCGGTTACACCACGTACGTCGACGGTCTCCTCGTCACCCAAATCCAGCTTGATACCACAAGCCCAAGAACGTACATAATTGACTATGTTGCAACGGATAATGCTGGTAATACCGCGACAAGCACGAGAGAGGTTATAATAGGTGAGTCAGCACAGGAAGAAGAAATTGCAACAACTACACCTGAGATTTAAAAATCTAAAACTTTTAGCTATACTATTACAATGAAAACGAGAATTGCGATAAATGGCTTTGGTCGTATTGGTCGAGTCTTTTTCCGTGCCGCATGGGATAGACCCGAATTAGAAATCGTAGCAATAAATGATCTCGCAGAGCCCGACAATCTCGCATACCTCCTCAAGTACGACACGGTATACGGCAAGGCACCATTTGATGTGTCAGTCAAAACTGATGGTGAAAGAACGCTTTTTATCGTACATGACGGAACTGAAAAAGTTATTCCAATCCTCAAACAAAAAGATCCCTCACTTTTACCCTGGCGAGAGCTTGACGTCGATATTGCAGTAGAGGCGACGGGCGTATTCGAAAGCTATAAGAAAGCACAGTCACATCTGCATGCAGGAGCAAGGCGCGTTGTGGTAACCGCCCCAATAAAAGATGACCCCGTGGGGTTAAACGGGGCAACTATTTTACTGGGCATTAATGAAGAAGAGCTGAAAGTGTGCGACATTTCATCAAATGCTTCGTGTACTACGAATGCAAACGGTCCAGTAATGGCTATTCTTGATCAGACGATTGGGATAGAAAAAGCAATGTTGAACACTGTGCACGGGTATACTGCGTCTCAAGCGCTTGTAGATAACGCAGATGCAAAAGACTATCGCCGTGGTCGTGCCGCCGCGCAAAACATTGTTCCCTCAACGACAGGAGCCGCAAGTGCTACCAACAAAGCCCTTAAAAATCTCACCACCAACTTTGACGGCATAGCGATGAGAGTTCCCGTAATTTCGGGGTCTATTGTTGATATCACCTTCGTCGCTCGGAGAAAAACCTCTGTCGAAGAAGTAAACGAGATCTTGCGTCGCGCAGCGCGTGAAGAGCGGTGGAAGAAGGTATTTGCTGTTACGGACGAACCCCTTGTTTCCTCTGATATTATTGGCACCACCCACGCCTCAATAGTAGACTTAGCTTTTACCCGTGTCGTTGGCGGAGACCTGGTAAAAGTCCTTGCTTGGTACGACAACGAAATGGGGTATGTGTCTTCTCTTGTTGAACACGTCATTGTTAGCGGAAGTCATATCCGCAAGTAGAAAACCATGAAAATATATATTGCTTCGGATCACGCCGGCTTTGAACTCAAAAATTATCTTATTGAGTTGGTGAAAGTACTTGGCCATGAAGTAGAAGACAAAGGAGCCTTTTCTTATGACCCAAATGACGATTACCCGGACTTTGTTGTACAAGTAGCGCGCGAGATCTCAGAAAATCCTGACTCGACAAAAGTACGCGGAATTGTGCTCGGGGGATCGGGGCAGGGAGAGGCTATATGCGCCAACCGGTTCAAGCACGTGCGCGCCGTGGAGTACTACGCACCGAGCCGTGGGGAAGTCTCGATCATAAAAGATTCCCGAGGCCATAACGATTCCAATATTCTCTCTCTTGGTGCACGTTTTTTGACGAGAGAAGAGGCAGAAGATGCCGTACATCTATGGCTCGAGACCCCCTTCTCCGGAGATGAACGCCACATACGTCGGATTAACAAGATAGACCAGTAAATTACTGTGGTTGAAATTATCCCCGCACTTTTGGAGAAAGAATACACAGAAATAGAGCACAAAGCATCGCTTGTGCGTGGCCTTGTGCCAACACTACAGATCGATGTGATGGACGGTGTCTTTGCGCCAGATGTGAGTTGGCCATACGAAGACGGTAAGCAGGCGGGTTTCGAGCGGCTTCTCGAGGGCGATGTGCCCCTTCCGTTTTGGGAGGCATTTCAATACGAAATCGACTTGATGATACAAGACCCCGAAGAGGATATCTCTGAGTGGATTAAAACTGGCGCCTCACGGATTATCGTTCACGTCGAAAGCACCAAAAACTTGGAGGAGATTGTTGGAACATATGGGGCTCTGTCTGGATTCGCGGAATCTCTCGAACTTGGCCTCGCGCTCAGTATTGGGACACCCAACGATATACTGGAACCCTACATTGACCGTGTAAGCGTCGTTCAGTTCATGGGCATTTCTCAGATCGGGTTCCAGGGACAGCCGTTTGACGAACGGGTATTGGGGAAGATGCGTGATTTGCGCGCAGCACACCCCGACGTTACAATAAGTGTTGACGGAGGGGTCTCATTAAAAAATGCGCCAGGCATCATTGCGGCAGGCGCAAACCGCCTTGTCTCCGGGTCTGCTATTTGGAAAAGTGGAAACCCCGAGGAATCTATCAAAAAGTTTAAAAGTTTGAGTAGTTAAATTTTTTCCGTGCCGCATCTATACGATGACAAATTAAAGGAGTTAGAGGAGAAGGCGAACCAAGTCCGCATTTCGACCATCGAGTCGCTTGTTGCTGCGGGCTCTGGCCACACAGCTGGTCCTCTTGGTATGGCAGATATTTTTACTGCCTTTTATTTTCATATTTTAAACCATGACCCAAAGAATCCCTCCTGGGATGAACGGGACCGACTCTTCCTCTCCAATGGCCACATTACACCGGTTCGTTACGCCGCCATGGCGCATGCCGGCTATTTTCCGCTTGAAGAATTAAAGACGCTCCGTAAATTCGGTTCCCTGCTCCAGGGACATCCGGAACGGAAACGTCTGTTGGCCGTAGAAACAACGTCTGGCCCTTTGGGGTCGGGTCTTGGCCAGGCGGCTGGGTACGCATATGCTGCCCGCATGGATGGGAAGAAATTCCGTGTGTACTGCCTGATGTCGGATGGTGAACAGGACTGTGGTAACACGTGGGAATCAGTGATGTTTGCGGCAAACAATAAACTCACCAATCTGACAGCCGTTGTCGATCGCAACAACATCCAAATAAATGGCAAAACGGAACAAGTAATGCCCCTAGAACCTTTGCGCGAGAAGTACGAGGCATTTAATTGGCACGTTTTAGAAGTGGATGGCCACAATATTGAAGAATTTGTTGACGCCATTGAAGAGGCCAAAGCGATTGACGAAAAGCCGACAGTAATCATCGCTCACAATATCCCAGGAAGGGGTGTCAAAGAGATCGAGGGTGACTATCTCTGGCACGGAAAACCGCCGACCAAAGAGGAGGGTGAGCGTTTTATTGCGGAACTTAGGGCGCTCGGTGAAAAACATGATTAATCCAAAAGCAAAACTGGTTACTGCCATATTCGACTCAAAGTCACTTGAGAAAGCGCCAACGCGCGACGGCTTTGGCAAAGGAGTCGTCGAGGCGGGAACCAAGGATGAACGAGTAGTGGTTTTGTGCGCTGACCTTGTCGAGTCAACGCGTGCTCACTGGTTCAGAGAGAAGTTCCCCGAGCGCTACATCGAGCTTGGTGTTGCCGAGCAGAACCTGGCAACTGTCGGTTCCGGTATGGCGAACTACGGCAAGATACCGTTCATTGCTTCGTACGCGGCCTTTTCTCCAGGTAGAAATAACGAACAAATTCGAACGACGATAAGCATAAATGAGGTACCTGTAAAGATTTGCGGCATGCACGCGGGTGTCTCTGTGGGCCCTGACGGGGCAACGCACCAGGCGCTTGAGGATATGGCTCTGATGCGCTCACAGCCGAACATGGTGGTGGTGTATCCGTGCGATGCGGAAGAGGCGAGAAAAGCAACGTACGCCGCGGCATTTAATGACAAGCCCACCTATCTCCGTTTTGCTCGAGAAAAGACTCCCGTTTTCACTACCAAGGACACACCTTTTGAAATAGGACGGGCGGAGTATTTTTGGACGACCGAGAGGCCATACGCCACAATCATGACAACGGGCGCACTTACGCACAATGCGCTTCTTGCTGCAAAAGAACTGGAAGATGAGGGGATTTCCGTTGACGTACTAAACCACCACACCATTAAGCCTATTGACCGAGCAGCGATTATCGAAGCGGCAAAAAAGACCGGAGCTGTGGTCACTGTCGAAGAACACCAAATTGCGACGGGATTTGGCTCTGCTGTTGCTGAAGTCCTTGCGGAAGAGTGCCCCGTGCCGATAGAGTTTATTGGTGTCCGCGACCAATTTGGACAGTCAGGAGAGCCGGCGGAATTAATTGAACACTATGGTATGGGGGTCTCGCACATTAAGGAAGCTGTAAATAGGGTGGTGAGCCGTAAGCAGTAATCTATCGACTCTAGAGGGGTCGTATGTTACGCTTCGGAAAGAAATATTTGGGAAGGGAATAACCAATGGCGGTAGACGCCCATCCCCACAACAGCGACAAAGTCCCCGACGTAAGAGATGTTTCCCCATTTGCTATCGGTTGCGAAAAATTAGTCGTCGATGAGTCGTGTGGTATCGTCCACTTCGTACATCCGGAGAATCGGAACGTGTATGCGATGTATATCGATAATGCGTCTGGTTTGAGTTGCATTTGGTGCCTTAAGCCAGAGACCGAAGATGGAGGGACCAATATTCTTGCTGCTCACAAAGCGACAGAAGAGGAAGCGCGGCAATGGCACGAAGTACTCGATGTGCTTACCACTGATTTCGATGTTCCTACTACAGATACCGGTGAAAGGGTGTTGCAATGACCTCCGAGAGAGGGTACCCTCAAACAAGTTACTCCTGAGGTAGAAAAATGAATAACGATGAAGACTCGTTCGCCTTTACCATGGAAGTTCCGGAAAGCTCGAATATCCCACCCGTTGTTCTCTTTGTAGTCCTTGTTCTTTGGGTCGGCATCTCCTTCTGGACTTTTACTCCCTTTTATTAAGCCAAACCAGGCGTGCCCCATCATTTTGAAGGGGCTTTTTTCGTATATTCCTTCGTGTATAATGAAGGACATGCGATCAGAAGAAATACGCAAGCGCTACCTCACTTTTTTTGAGAAAAGGGGACACACCATACTCCCGTCCGCTTCCCTCGTGCCAGAGAATGACCCAACAACGCTTTTTACTGGGTCTGGGATGCAGCCGCTCATCCCGTATCTTCTTGGTGAAAAACACCCCCAAGGGAAGCGCTTGGCGAACTCACAGAAATGTTTTCGTTCACAGGATATTGAGGAGGTGGGGGATAATCGCCACACCACCTTTTTTGAGATGCTTGGGAATTGGTCCTTGGGCGACTACTGGAAAGAAGAGCAGTTGTCTTTATTTTTTGAATTCCTGACTAAAGAAGCAGGCATAGATAAAAATCGGCTATGGGTAACCTGCTTTGAGGGCGATGCATCATTAGGCCTCTCGCGCGATGACGAATCTGCAGAGATTTGGAAGAGATTAGGTATTCCAGACGGTCAGATAAGATTCTACAGCTCAAAGAAAAACTGGTGGAGTCGTTCAGGGATACCAGAGAATATGCCAGTCGGCGAGCCGGGTGGGCCCGACTCGGAGGTATTTTTTGATTTTGGAGAACACGCAAAGCTCCATGAACAATCGCCCTGGAAAAATGAACAGTGTCACCCAAACTGTGACTGCGGACGATTCATGGAAATCGGGAATTCGGTCTTCATGCAATATATAAAGAAGGAAGATGGTTCATTTGGGCTTTTGCCGACTCGAAACGTGGACTTTGGTGGGGGATTAGAGCGGATTACCGCCGCGTCACAGGGGGAGAGCGACATTTTTGTCGCCAACAGTGACTACATTATTGGGAGAATTGAACAAGTGACGGGAGCCGCCTATGCGGAGAACCGTATCGCCTTCCGCATCATTGCAGACCACATTAAAGCCGCAGTCTTTCTCATTGGAGATGGTATTCTGCCCTCAAACAAGGACCAGGGGTACTTTGTAAGAAGATTGTTGCGGAGAGCAATGGTGCATTTAAGCAAATTGTCACCCAATATCCCGCTTACGTCTTTTATCCAAGGGATTGTAGAGGCATACAAAACGCAGTACCCAGTGCTCGCAGAAAAACAAACAGCAATAGAGGAGGCTATCGCGCTTGAAGAAGCACGGTTCACGACGACACTCGGTCGTGGCATGAAGGAGTTTGAGCGTCTTGCCAAGGATGGGGCAATAACAGCGCAAGATGCTTTTCAGTTGTTCACCACATACGGCTTTCCGGTGGAACTTATTGTTGAGGAAGCCCGTGCGCGAGGTATTAAACAACTTGACCTGAACGGACTGCAAGAGTTATTGCGACAACATCAGGAACTTTCCCGCGCTGGGGCAGAACAGAAGTTTAAAGGAGGCCTGGCAGACACAAAGCCCGAAACAGTTAAGCTTCACACCACACACCATCTCCTTCTCGCAGCGTTGCAAAGGGTACTTGGCCCGCACGTGAAGCAACGGGGGAGCAACATCACCTCCGAGCGTCTTCGAATCGACTTCTCACATCCTCAAAAAATGACTAAAGAGGAAATCGCTCAGGTTGAAACCCTTGTGAATGAACAGATAAAGAAGGGACTCAAGATGGTACGTCGCGACATGCCTAAGGAAGAGGCGGAAAAGATCGGAGCAGAGATGGAGTTCGGTGCGAACTATGCTGATATCGTCTCTGTGTACTTTTGTGAGGATGAAGAGGGAAATGTCTTCAGTAAAGAGTTTTGTGGGGGCCCCCATGTTAAAAATACAGCTGACATTCAAGGGACCTTTAAAATCATGAAGGAGGAAGCTGTTTCCGCGGGGGTGAGGCGCATAAAAGCAGTTATTGAATAGCCGCACAGCGCAAGGTGTGGGGGTTGCAAAAATAAGCCCTTACTGGTATATTGTCTTCTCATGGAATCCCAATCTGATAACGCAACACTTGTCGAACGACTCTTTAAGGCCGGGGCGCATTTTGGATTTTCAAAATCACGTCGCCACCCATCGTTCGTACGACATATTTTTGGTTCAAAAAACAGCAACGACATCATTGATCTCGAGAAAACAGCGGTAGCTCTCTCAGCCGCCAAGACATTCGTAGAGAAGATGGGTCGCGATGGCAAAAACATTCTTATCGCTGGCACCAAACCCGAGGTGCGCAGTTTTGTAGAAGAGCAAGCAAAAAAAGCCGGCATTGCGTATGTGACCGAACGCTGGGTTGGGGGATTGCTCACAAACTTTCATCAGATGCGAAAACGAGTAGAGCGCCTAGAGAAACTCGAGGACGAAAAGGCAAAAGGTGCTCTCGATGTCTACACTAAGAAAGAACGCTTGGGTATTGATGAGGAAATTCGCGCCCTTGAACACATGTTCAACGGCATCCGTACTCTGAAACAGCTTCCTGACCTCGTTTTCATCGTTGATTCTAGGCACGAAGAAACAGCGCTTTTGGAAGCGCGAAAGCTCGGCATTCCGGTTGTAGCGCTTTCGGGTAGTGACTGTGATGTAAGTAAGATTGCATACCCAATTCCCGCCAACGACTCGGTGCTCCAAAGTATCACCTTCTTTGTGGAAGAGATTCTCTCGGCGTTTAAGCGCGGAAGGGAAGAGTTTCAACTAAAAGGAAAGACAGAGGTGCAAGCAGCTCCTAAGGAGACAAAATAATTCAAATACAATAAAAACACTTATTTTGTGTCTTGTTTTGGTTTTTCGTAAAGAATCCATCACTCGGCACGCAGTACAAACTTATGGTGACACTCGATGATGTAAAAGTATTACGCGAAGAGACCGGCATCTCCATCATGGAATGCAAAAAGGCACTTGAAGAGGCTGGTGGTGATTTTGATAAAGCACGCGCACTTCTTCGAAAACAGGGTGCTAAGATTGCAGCTAAAAAGGCGGAGCGCAAGCTCGGATCTGGCGTTGTCGCTTCCTACATACACTCCGACAACAAACTCGGCGTCTTGGTTGAGGTGCTTTCTGAAACAGACTTTGTGGCGCGGAACGACGATTTTCGCGAACTTGCAAACGATATTGCTATGCATATCGCAGCCCTCTCTCCTGAGTATGTGAAGGACGCAGATGTGAACCCGGAAGAACGCGCCCGAGTACGCGCGGAATTTGCAGAACAAGATGAGGTAAAACAAAAACCAGAAAACATCCGAGAAAAAATAATCGAAGGTAAGACAGACGCTTACTTTAAAGAGAAAGTGCTTCTTCGCCAACCTTTTGTTAAAAACGGAGATATAACAGTAGAAGAGCGCATTCAGCAGGCGACACAAAAAACCGGGGAGAAAATCGAGGTTGTCCGCTTTGTGCGCATGGGTCTCCTTGGGCGATAGTTATACAAACCACATGACCCTATACGTTTTTCTTGGACTTGGAGTACTTGCATTGGTTGAACTTTTGGCGATTGCTCTTTTTCGTACGTGGGAGTTCAGAACTGGTCGGGTCGCCTACCCAAGTGAAGAGGGGGTAATCTTTGATCTACGAAAGGGGATTCGCACCCTCCTCGCCTTGGAACATTGGGCAAAAGAAGCCACACATGTGTATGGTGAGGCCTCCATGAACCACGGATGGAAACACCTCAACAAAGTTCTCAATCACTATCAGATTATTGAGAAGCTTTCTCGCCCCCGCGAGCTTCTCAAGGGAAGGCGCCAAATGATAGAAAACGCCAACCCCTCGGCAATTTGGAGCGCACTCAATAGTCGAAAAGAACAGTCAAAAGACGAGGAAAAATAGAAGCTATACTCTCCCTCCCCAATTTCCTGTCTGTGCTCGACAAAATAGTGTATTGTTTGTAGTATTAATGCGGAAGTACTACCATGTGCCAAACATAGCTGTTTTGGTAAGTATCGATTGACTCTTCGCTTAGTATAGCTGTCTTGGTAGGTATCAACAGTTCTCTCCGCCAGACACAGCTGTCTTGGTAGGTATCAATAGTCTTTTCGCCAGCATAGCTCAGTTGGTAGAGCAACGGTTTTGTAAACCGTAGGTCGTCGGTTCGAATCCGACTGCTGGCTCCACCCTTCCCGGGAACGGCCTCTACGCCGTTTCTTTTTTTGTTTCTTTTGCTACAATTGGCGGTATGGCAAGAGAAGAAACTAGGGGCCACATACACCCCATTTCATCGCTAATGCGTGAGGCAAACGGTATTTTTAATTCGTTAGGATTCACCCTTGCAGAAGGCCCACTCCTCGAAACACAGTGGCACAACTTCGATGCGTTGAATGTACCAAGGAACCACCCGGCACGCGACATGCAGGACACCTTTTTTATAAAAGATGAACCAGAGAATGTCTTGCGCACTCACACCACATCAGTCCACGCCCACTATATAAAACGACAACTTGAGAAAGGCATTCAGCCACCTTACCGCGCTATCGCAATGGGAAAAGTGTTTCGAAACGAAGCGACGGATATGACTCATGAGGCAGAGTTTTTTCAGATAGACGGCTTTGCCATTGGAGAAGATATTACGCTTGCGCACCTACGAAGCACGCTTACAGAATTTTTTAGCAGGCTCATGCATGGAACAGCGGAGGTTCGCTTCCGTCCGAGCTTTTTCCCATTTACCGAACCAAGTGTTGAAATTGATATGCGGGCTACAGGGACAAATGTTCCCGAAAAACTCAAGGGGCGCTGGATTGAGATTATGGGTGCGGGAATGTTCCATCCAAACGTAATAAAGAATTACGGTCTTGATCCAGAAAAATACCGAGGGTTCGCATTTGGGGGAGGCATTGACCGTCTCGCGGTTCTTCGATGGGGTATTCCTGATGTTCGGCTCGTGCACTCTGCTGATTTACGTTTCATTAATCAATTTTAATCCATGCTCCCTATTGATTTTAGTCTCATAGTGGTAGTTGGCGTGGCTGTCACGGTCATGACTATTGTAAGTAAGGTCATTGGGCTTCCTCACCAGATCAAAAAGAACTTTGACCGTAAATCAACCGAGGGGGTTTCTTTGGTTGTGTACGTCCTTTCTTTTTCTACATACGCCCTGTGGACACTTTACGGGTTTCTAAGAGGGGATTTGGTTGTTTTTCTTGCCCACGGTGCCTTGGGGTGTTTGGTTACTGGAATTATTCTCTATCAATTCTTCCTGTATAGAAAGAAGATCCAATAACCATGAATGAACAAAAGAAACAAGTTTTAGACTTTTTACGTCGTCACAAAGCGGGTGTGCTTGCAACGGTGTCGCCTGAGGGCCATCCTGAGGCCGCTGCGGTAGAATATGGTTCTACAGATACTCTAGAGCTTGTTTTTGATACATTTGTTATGTACCGAAAATATACAAATCTTCAAGCCAATCCGCGGATAGCTTTTGTGGTGTGGGACGGAGACAAAACAGTGCAATACGAAGGAACCGCCGCGATGGTTTCGGACAAAGAGACTCTCCAGGAGCTAAAAGGGTTATTCTTCTCTCAAGTACCTGAGGCAAAAAAGTTTGAGGCGCTAGAGGCAACTCGTTTTTTCAAGGTTTCTCCTACATGGATACGATATAAAGACTATGCAATCAGTCCAGACCCGCTTTTTGAACTAACTTTTTAATATGAAGATCAACTACCCGTGGCTTCAAACATACTTTGAGGAGAAACTTCCTCCACCCACAGAGCTTGCAGAAGCCCTTACTTTTCATGCATTTGAGATAGAGAGTGTTGACGGCGATGTCCTCGATGTGAAGGTGACCCCAAACCGCGGACACGACGCGCTTTCTCACCGTGGCATAGCCAAGGAGTTGTCGGCAATTCTCAATATTCCGCTCAAGCACGACCCACTGAGGGAGTCTGTCTCTTTGCTTCCACAAACAGACGCGGTTGCTGTTTCTCTACCAGAAACAGGGTTATGTGGCCGCTATATTGCCGGATATCTCCGCGGAGTTAAGGTGGGGCCCTCTCCGCAATGGCTGAAAGAACGCATTGAATCTATTGGCCAGAGGAGTATCAATAATGTGGTTGATGCCGCAAACTTCGTCATGTTTGACCTTGGGGAGCCACTCCACGCCTTTGACGCGGGGAAGTTCACTAAGAAGGGGAACCAGATTACAGTGGGCGTTCGGAACGCGAAACAATCTGAACGAATCACAACACTCGAGGGTAAGGAGTATGAACTCACCACCGCACACCTCGTGATCACCGATGACGGCTCTGACACGCCCATCGCAATTGCCGGAGTTAAGGGTGGTAAACTTCTCGAGGTTACCCCTGGAACGACAGAGCTCATTCTTGAGGCGGCTGCCTTCGATGGTGTTTCGGTACGCAGAGGAGCCGCGGCCCTTAAACTACGAACAGAGGCAAGTAGCAGATTTGAACAAGTTCTTTCCAAGGAATTGCCGCTCTATGCGATGAATGCTTTTGCAAAATTAGTGCTAGAAGTAGCGGGGGGTGAGGTAGTCGGTTTTGTAGATGCGTATCCGGAACCACAGACAGTAGCACCCGTTACTGTGAGCGTGAGCCAGATCAATGGCCTGTTGGGCACACACTTTTCTCCAAAAGACGTCGAGGGTGTGTTCACGCGTCTCGACTTGCCCTACATCGCAAAGGGCGAAACATTTACAGTACACCCACCGCACGAGCGTCTGGACCTCACAATACCCGAAGACCTTGTCGAAGAAGTGGGGCGCATTAAGGGCTACGAGAACGTCCCAGCCTCTAATCTCCCCGCGGCCTCACGACAACCTGAGGTCTCTAGAGTGTTTGCGCTAGAAGATGCTATCCGCGAAAACTTCCTCGGAAGAGGTTACACCGAAGTACTTACCTCAGTCTTTACAGAAAAGGGCGAGCGCGCTGTCTTAAACAAGGTTGATAGCGTTAAACCATACCTGCGGGAGAGTCTTCTGCCTGGCCTCACGTATGCTCTAGAAAAAAATGTCCCCAACAAAGGACTTCTTGGCCTCACAAGTATCAAACTTTTTGAGATTGGAACCGTTTGGAGGAATGGTAAAGAAGAAACACTTGTTGGCACAGCCGATGAGAAGAGTGCAACCGAACAATCTTTGGAGGAAGCGGGAAAACTCCTCGATGTTTCTGTGTACAAAAACTATCCCCTATCAACAACCGTCGCATACCAACCATTTTCACAATACCCAGCTGTACTCCGTGATGTTTCCCTCTTTGTTCCGTCTGGAGTTTCTGCCACCGACGTAGAACAGGTAATTAGAGGGGTGGGGACAGACCTGCTCGTGAAGGTGGAGAATTTTGATGTATTCGAGAAGGGCAACCAAACATCGTACGCACTACACTTGGTGTTTCAGGCAGATGACAGGACACTTACTGACAGTGAGGTAAGCACAATCATGGAGAACGTTACCCGCGCCCTTGAGGGACGCGAAGGTTGGAAGGTTCGGTAGGGGATTTTCGACAGTAGCAACCCGCACTCTCGCGGCCTTTTCCACAGTTATTGGTTAAGAAAAAGATTTGTAATTACGGGCTCTTTTTGATAAAATAGAGGGTAATTATGGCTAAGAAGAATGAGGCAAAAAAGCCTGCAAAACAAGGCTCTGGGCAAGGTGAGTATCGGGCCTCTGCTATTACTGTTTTAAAGGGCCTAGAACCGGTCAGGAAACGACCGGGAATGTATATAGGCACAACTGGTCTTGAGGGGCTCCACCACCTCATCTGGGAGGTTTTCGACAACTCGCGAGACGAGGCAATGGCGGGGCATGCCAACCGGATTGAAGTCGTACTTCTGTCTGGAAATCGAATCAGGGTGACCGATAACGGTCGCGGCATTCCTGTTGATATGCACAAAGAAGCAAAGACCTCTGCGCTCGAGGTCATCATGACAACCCTGCACGCGGGAGGTAAGTTTGGCGGTGAGGGATACAAGATCTCTGGAGGTCTCCATGGTGTCGGTGTCTCTGTCGTCAACGCGCTCTCGGTTAATACAAAGGTAGAGGTGCATCGTGAGGGCGGTGTATTCATGCAGGAGTATCTGCGCGGTAAACCTAAGCAGAAGGTGAAAAAAATCGGCTCTTCAGACCTCCACGGTACCATTGTCACCTTTGAGGCTGACCCGGAGATTTTCGAAAAAATCGAATTCAACTGGAACACTGTCGTTGATCATCTCCGCCAACAGGCGTATCTCGTCAAGAAACTGCATATCTCTGTTCTTGATGCGCGCACGAGCCCCGATGCGATTCCTGATAAAGACGTCTTTTACTTGAGTGACGCGGGGCTAAACGTCCCTTCAATGTCCTTCTACTTCGAGGGGGGGTTGTTGTCGA contains:
- a CDS encoding RpiB/LacA/LacB family sugar-phosphate isomerase, giving the protein MKIYIASDHAGFELKNYLIELVKVLGHEVEDKGAFSYDPNDDYPDFVVQVAREISENPDSTKVRGIVLGGSGQGEAICANRFKHVRAVEYYAPSRGEVSIIKDSRGHNDSNILSLGARFLTREEAEDAVHLWLETPFSGDERHIRRINKIDQ
- a CDS encoding transketolase, producing MPHLYDDKLKELEEKANQVRISTIESLVAAGSGHTAGPLGMADIFTAFYFHILNHDPKNPSWDERDRLFLSNGHITPVRYAAMAHAGYFPLEELKTLRKFGSLLQGHPERKRLLAVETTSGPLGSGLGQAAGYAYAARMDGKKFRVYCLMSDGEQDCGNTWESVMFAANNKLTNLTAVVDRNNIQINGKTEQVMPLEPLREKYEAFNWHVLEVDGHNIEEFVDAIEEAKAIDEKPTVIIAHNIPGRGVKEIEGDYLWHGKPPTKEEGERFIAELRALGEKHD
- a CDS encoding transketolase family protein; the protein is MINPKAKLVTAIFDSKSLEKAPTRDGFGKGVVEAGTKDERVVVLCADLVESTRAHWFREKFPERYIELGVAEQNLATVGSGMANYGKIPFIASYAAFSPGRNNEQIRTTISINEVPVKICGMHAGVSVGPDGATHQALEDMALMRSQPNMVVVYPCDAEEARKATYAAAFNDKPTYLRFAREKTPVFTTKDTPFEIGRAEYFWTTERPYATIMTTGALTHNALLAAKELEDEGISVDVLNHHTIKPIDRAAIIEAAKKTGAVVTVEEHQIATGFGSAVAEVLAEECPVPIEFIGVRDQFGQSGEPAELIEHYGMGVSHIKEAVNRVVSRKQ
- a CDS encoding alanine--tRNA ligase: MRSEEIRKRYLTFFEKRGHTILPSASLVPENDPTTLFTGSGMQPLIPYLLGEKHPQGKRLANSQKCFRSQDIEEVGDNRHTTFFEMLGNWSLGDYWKEEQLSLFFEFLTKEAGIDKNRLWVTCFEGDASLGLSRDDESAEIWKRLGIPDGQIRFYSSKKNWWSRSGIPENMPVGEPGGPDSEVFFDFGEHAKLHEQSPWKNEQCHPNCDCGRFMEIGNSVFMQYIKKEDGSFGLLPTRNVDFGGGLERITAASQGESDIFVANSDYIIGRIEQVTGAAYAENRIAFRIIADHIKAAVFLIGDGILPSNKDQGYFVRRLLRRAMVHLSKLSPNIPLTSFIQGIVEAYKTQYPVLAEKQTAIEEAIALEEARFTTTLGRGMKEFERLAKDGAITAQDAFQLFTTYGFPVELIVEEARARGIKQLDLNGLQELLRQHQELSRAGAEQKFKGGLADTKPETVKLHTTHHLLLAALQRVLGPHVKQRGSNITSERLRIDFSHPQKMTKEEIAQVETLVNEQIKKGLKMVRRDMPKEEAEKIGAEMEFGANYADIVSVYFCEDEEGNVFSKEFCGGPHVKNTADIQGTFKIMKEEAVSAGVRRIKAVIE
- a CDS encoding DUF5011 domain-containing protein is translated as RIGLIAEEAPTEILAKGGKGVDLYKLVTSVLSAFQTLAEKVEGVVAKVSGFAESFTTEELCVADQSGQKTCVTKAQLDALLAGQTNVEPVAITDTPETEKEEAPDTTPPTVTIIGANPAEIEVNATYSDNGAAVSDNVDSNLGYTTYVDGLLVTQIQLDTTSPRTYIIDYVATDNAGNTATSTREVIIGESAQEEEIATTTPEI
- a CDS encoding type I glyceraldehyde-3-phosphate dehydrogenase, which gives rise to MKTRIAINGFGRIGRVFFRAAWDRPELEIVAINDLAEPDNLAYLLKYDTVYGKAPFDVSVKTDGERTLFIVHDGTEKVIPILKQKDPSLLPWRELDVDIAVEATGVFESYKKAQSHLHAGARRVVVTAPIKDDPVGLNGATILLGINEEELKVCDISSNASCTTNANGPVMAILDQTIGIEKAMLNTVHGYTASQALVDNADAKDYRRGRAAAQNIVPSTTGAASATNKALKNLTTNFDGIAMRVPVISGSIVDITFVARRKTSVEEVNEILRRAAREERWKKVFAVTDEPLVSSDIIGTTHASIVDLAFTRVVGGDLVKVLAWYDNEMGYVSSLVEHVIVSGSHIRK
- the rpsB gene encoding 30S ribosomal protein S2 → MESQSDNATLVERLFKAGAHFGFSKSRRHPSFVRHIFGSKNSNDIIDLEKTAVALSAAKTFVEKMGRDGKNILIAGTKPEVRSFVEEQAKKAGIAYVTERWVGGLLTNFHQMRKRVERLEKLEDEKAKGALDVYTKKERLGIDEEIRALEHMFNGIRTLKQLPDLVFIVDSRHEETALLEARKLGIPVVALSGSDCDVSKIAYPIPANDSVLQSITFFVEEILSAFKRGREEFQLKGKTEVQAAPKETK